In the genome of Pempheris klunzingeri isolate RE-2024b chromosome 11, fPemKlu1.hap1, whole genome shotgun sequence, one region contains:
- the LOC139210357 gene encoding carbohydrate sulfotransferase 11-like isoform X1, producing the protein MRMPGGGRLFLATCLGSLFVLVLYFQSITKPEPGVKSAEKQDKPANRRRNPLQTLYNGDQLELLAAQRSLQGRRELLEQACLSHMRKRQVLSPEDLKHLIVDDKHSLIYCYVPKVACTNWKRVLMVLTSDGRYTDPLSIPANEAHVAGNLRTLSEFSVPEINQRLRSYLKFIFVRDPFERLVSAYRNKFTRSYNTAFHKRYGTKIIRQHRANPEPKALEKGNDVSFQEFVQYLVDPRTQREGPFNEHWERVHSLCHPCLIHYDVVGKYETLEPDAQAVLSLAGVEGTLQFPTSGKSTRTDGNMAARFFKHISPFYQKKLFNLYRMDFLLFNYSTPEYLRTR; encoded by the exons ATGAGGATGCCCGGGGGAGGACGCCTGTTCCTGGCGACGTGCCTCGGCTCGCTCTTCGTTCTCGTGCTCTACTTCCAGAGCATCACCAAGCCAG AACCTGGTGTGAAgtctgcagaaaaacaggacaaaCCAGCGAATAGAAGGAGAAATCCACTGCAGACCCTCTACAATGGAGACCAG CTGGAGCTGTTGGCTGCTCAGAGGTCCCTCCAAGGCCGCAGAGAGCTGTTGGAGCAGGCGTGTTTGAGCCACATGAGGAAGCGCCAGGTGCTTTCACCCGAAGATCTCAAACACCTCATTGTGGATGACAAACACAGTCTTATTTACTGCTACGTACCCAAG GTCGCTTGCACCAACTGGAAGCGCGTCCTTATGGTCCTCACTAGTGACGGCCGCTACACCGACCCCCTCTCCATCCCTGCTAACGAGGCCCACGTGGCAGGAAACCTCCGCACACTCTCCGAGTTCTCAGTCCCCGAGATCAACCAGCGCCTTCGCAGCTATCTCAAGTTCATCTTCGTGCGGGATCCCTTTGAGCGCCTGGTGTCCGCCTACCGGAACAAGTTCACCCGTAGCTACAACACCGCTTTCCACAAGCGCTACGGAACCAAGATCATCCGCCAGCACCGGGCCAACCCGGAGCCCAAAGCGCTGGAGAAAGGGAACGACGTGTCCTTTCAGGAGTTTGTCCAGTACCTGGTGGACCCTCGGACGCAGCGGGAGGGACCTTTTAATGAGCACTGGGAGCGGGTGCACTCCCTCTGCCACCCCTGCCTGATCCACTATGATGTGGTGGGGAAGTACGAGACCCTGGAGCCAGACGCTCAGGCTGTGCTCAGCCTGGCTGGAGTGGAGGGAACACTTCAATTCCCAACATCTGGTAAAAGCACCAGGACCGATGGCAACATGGCAGCACGCTTCTTTAAGCACATCAGCCCTTTCTACCAGAAGAAACTGTTCAACCTGTACCGAATGGACTTCCTGCTCTTCAACTACTCCACGCCAGAGTACCTCAGGACTCGGTGA
- the LOC139210357 gene encoding carbohydrate sulfotransferase 11-like isoform X2 yields the protein MLTYMKHFPPPRSTSLHLWLIPASKPGVKSAEKQDKPANRRRNPLQTLYNGDQLELLAAQRSLQGRRELLEQACLSHMRKRQVLSPEDLKHLIVDDKHSLIYCYVPKVACTNWKRVLMVLTSDGRYTDPLSIPANEAHVAGNLRTLSEFSVPEINQRLRSYLKFIFVRDPFERLVSAYRNKFTRSYNTAFHKRYGTKIIRQHRANPEPKALEKGNDVSFQEFVQYLVDPRTQREGPFNEHWERVHSLCHPCLIHYDVVGKYETLEPDAQAVLSLAGVEGTLQFPTSGKSTRTDGNMAARFFKHISPFYQKKLFNLYRMDFLLFNYSTPEYLRTR from the exons ATGCTGACGTACATGAAGCACTTTCCCCCACCTCGCTCCACCTCGCTCCACCTCTGGCTCATTCCAGCTTCGA AACCTGGTGTGAAgtctgcagaaaaacaggacaaaCCAGCGAATAGAAGGAGAAATCCACTGCAGACCCTCTACAATGGAGACCAG CTGGAGCTGTTGGCTGCTCAGAGGTCCCTCCAAGGCCGCAGAGAGCTGTTGGAGCAGGCGTGTTTGAGCCACATGAGGAAGCGCCAGGTGCTTTCACCCGAAGATCTCAAACACCTCATTGTGGATGACAAACACAGTCTTATTTACTGCTACGTACCCAAG GTCGCTTGCACCAACTGGAAGCGCGTCCTTATGGTCCTCACTAGTGACGGCCGCTACACCGACCCCCTCTCCATCCCTGCTAACGAGGCCCACGTGGCAGGAAACCTCCGCACACTCTCCGAGTTCTCAGTCCCCGAGATCAACCAGCGCCTTCGCAGCTATCTCAAGTTCATCTTCGTGCGGGATCCCTTTGAGCGCCTGGTGTCCGCCTACCGGAACAAGTTCACCCGTAGCTACAACACCGCTTTCCACAAGCGCTACGGAACCAAGATCATCCGCCAGCACCGGGCCAACCCGGAGCCCAAAGCGCTGGAGAAAGGGAACGACGTGTCCTTTCAGGAGTTTGTCCAGTACCTGGTGGACCCTCGGACGCAGCGGGAGGGACCTTTTAATGAGCACTGGGAGCGGGTGCACTCCCTCTGCCACCCCTGCCTGATCCACTATGATGTGGTGGGGAAGTACGAGACCCTGGAGCCAGACGCTCAGGCTGTGCTCAGCCTGGCTGGAGTGGAGGGAACACTTCAATTCCCAACATCTGGTAAAAGCACCAGGACCGATGGCAACATGGCAGCACGCTTCTTTAAGCACATCAGCCCTTTCTACCAGAAGAAACTGTTCAACCTGTACCGAATGGACTTCCTGCTCTTCAACTACTCCACGCCAGAGTACCTCAGGACTCGGTGA